In a genomic window of Pseudomonadota bacterium:
- a CDS encoding sigma-54 dependent transcriptional regulator, protein MTKILIVEDNEDMQHILSNLLHEEGYETIAVLDGESALKEVKKNDPNLVLLDIKLPGMDGMKVLNEMQKIDKDLQIIMLTAYGDIKDAVNAMKLGAYDYITKPFNNDELLLIISKALQTHYLTREVKHLRKKLGEKTAEDIVLELGGESTKVKQVLEYINIVCPTNVSVILRGESGTGKELIAQLIHMKSQRRERAFVAIDCGAIPETLVESELFGYEKGAFTGADHQKEGKFELAQEGTLFLDEITNLPEAAQTKLLRVLQEKKVQRLGGKKDIKVDVRIVVATNIPLFNAVKKGKFREDLFYRLNEFEIIIPTLRERKEDIPILAKRFLDEANNEFGKNIKGFTPQAMESLLTYRWPGNVREFKNAIRKTALLTNSKNIDRIYFPNDDLNTPEKPEFNEVSGEGSSLHDLVRDTTNEMERDIIIKTLSKVGGNKSKAARLLKIDR, encoded by the coding sequence ATGACAAAGATATTGATCGTTGAAGACAATGAAGATATGCAGCATATCCTCTCGAATTTACTGCATGAAGAAGGGTATGAGACAATTGCTGTTTTAGATGGTGAAAGCGCGCTTAAAGAAGTTAAAAAAAATGACCCGAATTTAGTTTTACTTGATATTAAACTTCCAGGAATGGATGGTATGAAAGTGCTGAATGAAATGCAGAAGATTGATAAAGATTTACAAATTATCATGCTTACAGCCTACGGAGACATAAAAGATGCAGTGAATGCAATGAAATTGGGAGCGTACGATTATATCACCAAACCATTTAATAACGATGAGCTTCTTTTAATTATCAGTAAAGCACTTCAAACCCATTACCTCACCAGGGAGGTTAAACATCTAAGGAAAAAACTTGGAGAAAAAACAGCAGAAGATATTGTTTTGGAATTAGGTGGAGAAAGCACTAAAGTAAAGCAAGTCCTCGAATACATTAATATTGTTTGTCCTACAAACGTGAGCGTGATTTTGAGGGGGGAAAGTGGTACAGGGAAAGAGTTAATTGCCCAGTTAATACATATGAAAAGTCAAAGGCGTGAAAGGGCTTTTGTTGCAATTGACTGTGGAGCAATCCCTGAAACCCTTGTAGAAAGTGAACTTTTCGGTTATGAAAAAGGTGCGTTTACCGGGGCAGACCACCAAAAGGAAGGCAAATTTGAACTGGCTCAAGAAGGAACGTTATTCCTGGATGAGATTACGAACCTTCCTGAAGCTGCTCAGACAAAGCTTCTCCGGGTACTTCAGGAGAAAAAAGTCCAGCGTCTCGGAGGCAAAAAGGACATAAAGGTTGATGTGAGGATTGTTGTTGCCACAAATATCCCTCTTTTTAATGCAGTAAAAAAGGGAAAATTCAGAGAAGACCTTTTTTACAGGTTAAATGAATTCGAGATAATTATACCAACACTTCGGGAAAGAAAAGAAGATATCCCAATATTAGCAAAACGTTTTTTAGATGAAGCCAATAATGAATTCGGAAAAAACATAAAAGGTTTTACCCCTCAGGCAATGGAATCACTCCTTACATATCGGTGGCCTGGAAACGTGAGAGAATTTAAAAATGCCATAAGAAAGACAGCGCTATTAACAAATTCTAAAAATATTGACCGGATATATTTTCCAAATGATGATTTAAATACACCTGAAAAACCTGAATTTAATGAGGTGTCGGGAGAAGGAAGCTCGCTTCATGATTTAGTAAGGGATACCACCAATGAAATGGAACGGGATATCATTATAAAAACGCTAAGTAAGGTGGGAGGAAATAAGTCAAAAGCAGCCAGACTTCTCAAGATAGACCGTAT
- a CDS encoding ATP-binding protein, whose amino-acid sequence MEKAFLNIILNALDAMPRGGRLSVTTYNDSLNGEVITNFSDTGDGIAQKHLDNIFTPFFTTRKNGTGLGLCLAQQVINYHKGSISLRSEIGQGTEVIVRLPISREQKIKKGLKDDKDIDR is encoded by the coding sequence ATGGAAAAGGCGTTTTTAAACATCATTTTAAATGCCCTTGATGCAATGCCCAGAGGTGGAAGACTTTCCGTAACTACCTATAATGATAGTTTAAATGGTGAGGTAATAACAAATTTTTCAGATACCGGTGACGGGATTGCTCAAAAACATTTAGATAATATATTTACCCCTTTTTTTACTACAAGGAAAAATGGAACAGGATTGGGGTTGTGCCTCGCTCAGCAGGTTATTAATTACCACAAAGGAAGTATCAGTTTGAGGAGTGAGATTGGTCAGGGCACAGAGGTTATTGTAAGACTACCTATTTCAAGAGAACAAAAAATAAAGAAGGGTTTGAAAGATGACAAAGATATTGATCGTTGA
- a CDS encoding PAS domain S-box protein: MLNSDEGMNSKHILIVEDEAIVAKNIENILKKKADYKPFIAFSKKEAMEQIKTVKPDLVLMDIKLKGKANGIETAAEIRTHFDIPIVYLTGYVDDETIERAKITEPFGYILKPFEEGELYSAIEIALYKHRLDKSLKESEERYRIAIENSNDGVAIVKGDQHIYVNQKFLEIFGYDNPKEVLDKSSFVNVHPDDREMVMEKNRLRQKGELVRDKYEFRGIQKDGTPVYIEVSANQIIYKGEPATLAYLRDVTERKEAEKILRRSEEHFRSLVENVPDAIAVIDKKGVVQYESPSLEHILGYSPQDFIGKKAFNFVHPDDLPKVMDEFKVLLKNPGSTRSFNIWYKHKNGSWRFLECSAKNLLEDKTVAGAVMNIHDITKRKYVEEELREAYNELTETQQELLQAERLAVLGKFSSGIAHELRNPLANMSAMSR, translated from the coding sequence ATGTTGAATAGTGATGAAGGCATGAATAGCAAGCATATACTTATTGTTGAAGATGAAGCCATTGTTGCAAAAAACATAGAAAACATTTTAAAGAAGAAAGCAGATTATAAACCCTTCATTGCATTCTCGAAAAAGGAAGCTATGGAACAGATAAAAACGGTTAAGCCTGATCTTGTACTAATGGATATTAAGCTTAAAGGAAAAGCGAATGGGATAGAAACAGCCGCCGAGATTCGTACTCATTTTGACATACCTATTGTATATCTTACTGGATATGTCGATGATGAGACCATAGAAAGAGCAAAAATCACAGAACCTTTTGGATACATATTAAAACCATTTGAAGAAGGGGAGCTATACAGCGCTATAGAAATTGCGCTTTATAAACACAGATTGGATAAAAGTTTAAAAGAAAGCGAAGAACGTTATAGAATAGCGATAGAGAATTCAAATGACGGTGTTGCGATAGTAAAGGGGGACCAGCACATCTATGTAAACCAGAAGTTTTTAGAGATATTCGGCTATGATAACCCGAAAGAGGTTTTAGACAAAAGCTCCTTTGTGAATGTCCATCCCGATGACCGGGAGATGGTAATGGAAAAGAACCGCCTGAGACAAAAAGGAGAATTAGTCAGGGACAAATATGAGTTCAGAGGAATACAGAAAGATGGGACACCAGTATATATTGAAGTTTCTGCAAATCAAATCATTTATAAAGGAGAACCAGCCACCCTTGCTTATTTAAGGGATGTTACAGAAAGGAAGGAAGCAGAAAAAATATTACGTCGAAGCGAAGAGCATTTTCGTTCCCTGGTGGAAAATGTTCCTGATGCCATAGCGGTTATAGACAAAAAAGGGGTTGTACAATACGAAAGCCCCTCTCTTGAGCATATTCTTGGATATAGTCCCCAAGATTTTATCGGAAAAAAGGCATTCAATTTTGTGCATCCTGATGATCTGCCAAAGGTTATGGACGAATTTAAAGTATTATTGAAAAACCCGGGCAGTACAAGATCCTTCAATATATGGTATAAGCATAAAAATGGTTCATGGCGTTTTCTTGAATGCTCAGCCAAAAACCTTCTTGAAGATAAGACAGTGGCAGGGGCAGTAATGAATATCCACGATATTACAAAGCGTAAATATGTTGAGGAAGAGCTTAGAGAAGCATACAATGAACTTACTGAGACACAACAGGAATTGCTCCAGGCAGAGAGGCTTGCTGTTCTCGGAAAGTTTTCATCGGGGATAGCCCATGAACTACGGAATCCCCTTGCCAACATGAGCGCGATGAGCCGATAA